Proteins encoded together in one Natranaerovirga hydrolytica window:
- the rlmD gene encoding 23S rRNA (uracil(1939)-C(5))-methyltransferase RlmD has product MGISKNDYYTIKIEDIGDKGEGIGKYEGYTIFVKDAYVEDEVKVKLTKVKKNYAFGRLIEIIKPSPYRIEPPCEVYKQCGGCQIQGLDYDKQLVFKEKKVKDALERIGKLKNININTIIGMEHPFFYRNKSQYPVKRDNEGNLKIGFYATRSHHVIEHEKCYIGNPVNESIIEIIKQYVHNNNISIYDEENHKGLMRHILIRAGHFTKEIMVCIVINGKDLPQKDQVIKALTTIPNMKSISVNINTEKTNVILGHQTKKLWGTDYILDTLGNITYQISPQSFYQVNTVQTEKLYNKVLEYAQIKGDETIWDIYCGIGTITLYLAQKAKKVYGVEIVKEAIEDARKNAQMNNINNVEFYTGKAEDVIPRKYNEEGIYADTIVVDPPRKGCDESVLKTIVDISPKKMIYVSCDPSTLARDLKYLCENGFEVKEVQPVDMFGHTVHVECVVLMRHCGLASEK; this is encoded by the coding sequence ATGGGAATTTCAAAAAATGACTATTACACAATAAAAATTGAAGACATAGGTGACAAAGGAGAAGGTATTGGCAAATATGAAGGCTATACCATTTTTGTAAAAGATGCCTATGTTGAAGATGAAGTTAAAGTAAAACTAACAAAAGTAAAAAAAAACTATGCCTTTGGAAGACTAATAGAAATTATTAAACCGTCTCCCTATCGAATAGAACCACCTTGTGAAGTATATAAACAGTGTGGTGGTTGTCAAATTCAAGGGCTAGATTATGACAAACAATTGGTATTTAAAGAAAAAAAAGTTAAAGATGCCTTAGAAAGAATAGGAAAACTAAAAAACATCAATATAAACACAATCATAGGGATGGAGCATCCCTTTTTTTATAGAAACAAAAGTCAATACCCAGTGAAAAGGGATAATGAAGGCAATCTAAAGATAGGATTTTATGCCACACGATCACATCATGTTATTGAACATGAAAAATGTTATATTGGCAATCCAGTTAATGAATCCATTATAGAAATCATTAAACAATACGTACACAATAATAATATTTCAATATATGACGAAGAAAACCATAAAGGGCTAATGCGTCATATTTTGATTAGAGCGGGACATTTTACAAAAGAAATAATGGTTTGCATAGTTATTAATGGAAAAGACTTGCCTCAAAAAGATCAAGTAATCAAAGCCTTAACCACAATACCCAATATGAAAAGTATCAGTGTGAACATTAATACTGAAAAAACAAATGTCATCTTAGGTCATCAAACAAAAAAACTTTGGGGAACCGATTATATTTTAGATACTTTAGGAAATATAACCTATCAAATATCTCCACAATCTTTTTATCAAGTGAATACGGTACAAACAGAGAAGTTATATAATAAAGTGTTAGAATACGCACAAATTAAAGGGGACGAAACCATTTGGGATATTTACTGTGGCATAGGAACCATTACATTGTATTTGGCACAAAAAGCAAAAAAAGTATACGGTGTTGAAATTGTAAAAGAAGCCATAGAAGACGCACGGAAAAATGCGCAAATGAATAACATTAACAACGTAGAATTCTACACAGGAAAAGCAGAAGACGTTATACCAAGAAAGTACAATGAAGAAGGCATTTATGCAGATACAATAGTAGTTGATCCACCAAGAAAGGGATGTGATGAATCTGTTTTAAAGACAATTGTAGACATCAGTCCTAAAAAAATGATTTATGTATCTTGTGACCCATCAACCCTTGCAAGAGATTTAAAATATCTATGTGAAAATGGGTTTGAAGTTAAGGAAGTTCAGCCAGTGGATATGTTTGGGCATACGGTGCACGTTGAGTGCGTGGTTCTGATGCGACATTGTGGTTTAGCAAGTGAAAAGTAG
- a CDS encoding GNAT family N-acetyltransferase encodes MKILKTSKRLNIKTINESNYTIVYNHLIKDAYTRSNFVSFPKQFITSSNLNYTSLYYLAETFTEEKLIGYLNGYVKHDTRCFWLQNMIIHPDYYRQYYGTEFFYSIIDILRGTYNVNKIYLTVLDSNQKGKCFWSALGFVKIHSITKEVHTSNITATVYEKNLVR; translated from the coding sequence ATGAAAATACTTAAAACATCTAAACGACTAAATATAAAAACAATAAATGAATCAAACTATACTATTGTTTATAATCACTTAATTAAAGATGCTTATACCAGAAGTAACTTTGTATCTTTTCCAAAACAGTTTATTACTTCAAGCAACCTTAATTATACTTCTTTGTATTACTTAGCCGAAACATTTACTGAAGAAAAGCTTATAGGCTATCTTAACGGTTATGTAAAACATGATACCCGTTGCTTTTGGCTACAAAATATGATTATTCATCCTGACTATTATAGACAATATTATGGTACAGAATTTTTTTATAGTATTATCGATATTCTTCGTGGAACGTATAACGTTAATAAAATTTATTTAACCGTGTTAGATTCTAATCAAAAAGGAAAATGCTTTTGGAGTGCTCTTGGTTTTGTTAAAATACATAGCATAACCAAAGAAGTCCATACTTCCAATATAACTGCAACTGTGTATGAAAAAAATTTAGTAAGGTGA
- a CDS encoding 3'-5' exoribonuclease YhaM family protein → MYYISELREGEQVSEHYLCKQKQILKTRAGKTYYSLKLQDKTGILDAKVWDLNDGIDDFNQNDYIKVEGQVVTFQSAYQLNIRRIRRSQEGEYDPKNYIPTSDRDLDEMYQELLGYIEAIQEPTIKQLTEKFFVEDKDFVNKFKEHSAAKSMHHSYMGGLLEHTLCILNLCEFYAKQYPIINKDILYASALFHDIGKMEELSTFPENDYTDEGQLLGHIIIVLQWIDEKAKEITGMKKSIINHIKHCIIAHHGELEYGSPKKPQTIEALALHFADNTDAKLRTFTELLGSSIEEGPWIGWQRIFDSNIRKTTF, encoded by the coding sequence ATGTATTATATCTCGGAATTAAGAGAAGGTGAGCAAGTCTCAGAGCATTACCTTTGCAAACAAAAACAAATATTAAAAACAAGAGCAGGAAAAACCTACTATTCATTAAAATTACAAGATAAAACAGGTATTCTAGACGCAAAAGTTTGGGATTTAAATGATGGAATAGATGATTTTAATCAAAATGATTATATAAAAGTAGAAGGTCAAGTGGTGACTTTTCAAAGTGCGTATCAGCTTAATATAAGAAGAATTAGAAGAAGTCAAGAAGGAGAATACGATCCTAAAAACTATATCCCAACTTCAGATAGAGATTTAGATGAAATGTATCAAGAATTATTAGGTTATATTGAGGCAATTCAAGAACCGACCATTAAGCAATTAACAGAAAAGTTTTTTGTAGAAGATAAAGACTTTGTGAACAAATTCAAAGAACATTCTGCAGCAAAAAGTATGCACCATAGTTATATGGGCGGTTTATTAGAACATACGCTGTGTATACTGAATTTATGTGAATTTTATGCCAAACAATATCCAATCATAAACAAAGATATATTGTATGCGTCAGCATTATTTCATGATATTGGTAAAATGGAAGAATTATCAACCTTTCCAGAAAATGACTATACAGATGAAGGTCAATTATTAGGACATATTATTATCGTCTTACAATGGATAGATGAAAAAGCAAAAGAAATTACAGGAATGAAAAAGAGTATAATAAACCATATTAAACATTGTATTATAGCGCATCATGGAGAATTAGAATATGGTTCGCCTAAAAAGCCTCAAACCATAGAAGCATTAGCACTTCATTTTGCTGACAATACAGATGCCAAATTAAGAACCTTTACAGAATTACTAGGAAGCTCTATTGAAGAGGGACCTTGGATTGGTTGGCAACGAATTTTTGACTCTAACATAAGAAAAACAACATTTTAG
- a CDS encoding DUF4314 domain-containing protein — protein sequence MQFDRNWVESIKERYPAGTRIRLESMDDPYAPVPLGIEGTVDFVDDIGQIHMKWDNNRRLALVPGEDRFSVISRPEQSQLSENETEQFGMKME from the coding sequence ATGCAGTTTGATCGTAATTGGGTGGAATCTATAAAAGAGAGATATCCAGCAGGAACTCGAATTCGTTTAGAAAGTATGGATGATCCCTATGCTCCTGTACCACTGGGAATCGAGGGTACGGTAGATTTTGTAGATGACATAGGCCAAATCCATATGAAGTGGGATAATAATCGAAGATTGGCACTCGTTCCGGGTGAGGATAGATTTTCTGTTATCTCACGACCGGAACAATCACAACTGTCAGAAAATGAAACAGAACAATTCGGCATGAAGATGGAATGA
- a CDS encoding bactofilin family protein, translating to MKKNKGNFEKFNTIIGNDAHIEGSMIKSKSSIQINGTYIGNVEVEDSLVIGEEGKVEGQIKASHLLVAGTIKGNVESNVQIHIMPTGKIYGDIHCKSIVIDDGAILEGMCKMKTDQGPLNNKKETSK from the coding sequence ATGAAGAAAAACAAAGGAAATTTTGAAAAGTTTAATACCATTATAGGAAATGATGCACATATTGAAGGCAGCATGATTAAATCTAAAAGTTCTATTCAAATCAATGGAACATACATTGGTAATGTAGAAGTAGAAGACAGCCTTGTTATAGGTGAAGAAGGTAAAGTGGAAGGTCAAATAAAAGCCAGTCATTTACTTGTAGCAGGCACAATAAAAGGCAATGTAGAGAGCAATGTACAAATACATATCATGCCCACAGGGAAGATATATGGCGATATTCACTGTAAGTCTATTGTAATAGACGATGGTGCCATATTAGAAGGTATGTGTAAAATGAAAACAGACCAAGGGCCGTTAAATAATAAAAAAGAAACAAGCAAATAA
- a CDS encoding S1C family serine protease, whose amino-acid sequence MYDEKDLEKFNDDNEENNSYTHEVIKSEGHQQDNPQPNYYIEKIKEEKKEEKKTSPIKKLLWVSVVAVIFGLVFQLTTTISEPYFNQLVEEEPEEFRFDQQNTMGGNTDYVETNVDLDEDHIETILSYIEGNNERDLLYNSPVSSVAEEVSPSIVTITSVIRDYDWFNNAFENEGTGSGIIFGENDEELYIVTNYHVIEGATRIAATLIDETTVGTTVKGYDRETDLAVLGINKSELTNSNLNNIRVANLGDSDDLKVGELAIAIGNPLGYSHTVTVGVISALNREVEITDKTLELIQTDAAINPGNSGGALVNSKGEVIGINVLKFASQSIEGMGFAIPTNIAKPIIEDLVNQTPKPYLGIVGQDITEELSEIIGLPLGIYISQVNTDTPAYGAGIKPGDIIIEFNNEKTFTMESLQEQLDQLSPGDRVPIKVIRIVNNNLETFETRINLGNRMDYEFTG is encoded by the coding sequence ATGTATGATGAGAAAGACTTAGAAAAATTCAATGATGACAACGAAGAAAATAATAGTTATACCCACGAAGTTATAAAAAGTGAAGGACACCAGCAAGATAACCCACAGCCCAACTATTATATAGAAAAGATTAAGGAAGAAAAAAAAGAAGAAAAGAAAACATCACCTATAAAAAAATTATTATGGGTAAGTGTTGTAGCAGTCATATTTGGATTGGTATTTCAATTGACAACAACCATTTCAGAACCTTACTTTAATCAATTGGTAGAAGAAGAACCAGAAGAATTTAGGTTTGATCAGCAGAATACTATGGGTGGTAACACTGACTATGTAGAAACCAATGTAGATTTAGATGAAGATCATATAGAAACCATATTATCTTATATTGAAGGTAATAATGAAAGGGATTTATTATACAATTCCCCTGTATCATCAGTAGCAGAAGAGGTGAGTCCTTCTATTGTGACAATAACAAGCGTCATAAGAGATTATGATTGGTTTAATAATGCTTTTGAAAATGAAGGTACAGGTTCAGGCATTATATTTGGCGAAAATGATGAGGAATTATATATTGTAACGAATTACCATGTTATTGAAGGTGCCACTAGAATAGCAGCAACTTTAATAGATGAAACGACTGTAGGGACAACAGTAAAAGGCTATGATAGAGAAACAGACTTAGCAGTATTGGGTATAAACAAATCAGAGCTTACAAATTCTAATTTAAACAATATAAGAGTCGCTAACTTAGGGGATTCAGATGATTTGAAAGTAGGAGAATTGGCAATTGCCATAGGTAATCCATTAGGTTATAGCCATACGGTCACAGTAGGTGTGATCAGTGCATTAAACAGAGAAGTGGAAATAACAGATAAAACCCTAGAACTGATTCAAACAGATGCAGCCATTAACCCCGGAAATAGTGGCGGTGCGTTAGTGAATTCTAAAGGGGAAGTCATTGGTATTAATGTATTAAAATTTGCGTCTCAAAGCATTGAAGGCATGGGATTTGCAATACCAACCAATATTGCTAAACCCATCATAGAAGATTTAGTCAATCAAACACCCAAACCATACCTAGGAATTGTAGGGCAAGACATAACAGAAGAATTATCTGAAATTATTGGTTTGCCATTAGGCATATATATATCACAAGTTAACACAGATACCCCAGCTTATGGGGCAGGTATTAAACCAGGAGATATTATAATCGAGTTTAATAATGAGAAAACATTTACAATGGAAAGTTTACAAGAACAATTAGACCAACTATCCCCTGGAGATAGAGTCCCAATAAAAGTCATTCGAATTGTCAATAACAATTTAGAGACTTTTGAAACCCGTATTAATCTAGGCAATAGAATGGATTATGAGTTTACTGGATAA
- a CDS encoding M23 family metallopeptidase produces the protein MINQYKNHKNIHKKKEYYTLMFMSSPTKAPRTISIPKWTKYPTFFVVFIVAFMVLGIGTHLTRLEVNLSQQKKLVNELTIQADNYQKEIETLQIANKDQYNQLRHVMDATHLLQEELINLAEHKVDLNQKLSTIERTTDDSLEEIEIELTRIDHNRDFTYASNSNLGTSTTLKMFDNDLKALEDMLDGLYEQVDLEINTFINLDKQVEDLLPYWEAYPSILPVDGRISSNFGWRRNPFGGGSYEFHSGVDLAVTYNTPVKATGKGTVIHTGYDRFSGNLVIIDHGYGITTKYAHNNSIRVSEGDIVERGEVIADSGSTGRSTGPHVHYEVLLNNEPQNPLDYLYEGE, from the coding sequence ATGATTAATCAATATAAGAATCATAAGAATATTCATAAGAAAAAAGAATATTATACTCTAATGTTTATGAGTAGCCCAACTAAAGCACCAAGAACCATTAGCATACCTAAGTGGACAAAATACCCCACTTTTTTTGTGGTGTTTATTGTAGCATTTATGGTGTTAGGGATTGGTACACATCTTACAAGACTAGAAGTTAATTTATCTCAACAAAAAAAATTAGTCAATGAATTGACTATACAAGCTGATAATTATCAAAAAGAAATAGAAACATTACAAATAGCCAATAAAGACCAATATAATCAATTAAGACATGTTATGGATGCAACCCATTTGTTGCAAGAAGAATTAATTAATTTAGCAGAACATAAAGTGGATTTGAATCAAAAGTTAAGCACCATTGAAAGAACAACAGATGATTCTCTAGAAGAAATAGAAATAGAACTGACGCGAATAGATCATAATAGAGATTTTACATATGCTTCTAATAGCAACTTAGGCACAAGTACAACTTTGAAAATGTTTGATAATGATTTGAAAGCTTTAGAAGATATGTTAGACGGATTGTATGAACAAGTCGATTTAGAAATCAATACCTTTATCAATCTAGATAAACAAGTAGAAGATTTGTTGCCTTATTGGGAAGCATACCCTTCTATTTTGCCTGTAGATGGTAGAATAAGTAGCAATTTTGGGTGGCGAAGAAATCCTTTTGGTGGTGGCTCTTATGAGTTTCATAGTGGTGTGGATTTAGCAGTGACTTATAATACACCGGTTAAAGCCACAGGAAAAGGAACTGTTATTCATACAGGTTATGACAGATTTAGTGGGAATTTAGTTATAATAGATCACGGATACGGCATCACAACAAAATATGCCCATAATAATTCAATACGAGTCAGTGAGGGAGATATAGTAGAAAGAGGAGAAGTTATAGCAGACTCTGGAAGTACAGGTAGAAGTACAGGACCCCATGTTCATTATGAAGTACTGTTAAACAATGAGCCTCAAAATCCATTAGATTATTTATATGAAGGAGAGTAA